The Vibrio alginolyticus NBRC 15630 = ATCC 17749 genomic sequence CGCTAATAGGCGCTGTAGACTCGGGCATCATGGCACAAAATTGCTTGCTTGCGGCGGAGTCGATGGGACTAGGAGGTGTGTATATTGGTGGTTTACGAAACAATGCCCAAAAAGTAGACGAATTATTAGGTTTACCTAAAAATACCGCCATTTTATTTGGTATGTGTCTTGGTCATCCAGATCAAGCCCCTGAAGTAAAACCTCGCCTACCTAAGCATGTCGTGGTGCATGAAAATCAGTATCAAGACCTAAGCTTGGATGATATTCAGACGTATGACCAAACTATGCAAAACTACTATGCAAACCGTTCGAGCAATCAAAAACAGAGTACTTGGTCGCAAGAAGTCACCTGTAAACTGGCTGGGGAATCACGTCCGCATATCCTGCCTTACTTAAACAGTAAAGGACTCACTAAAAGGTGATGACCACAATACGATAGGATCAAAAAAGGCCTCTGAAGAGGCCTTTAGAATTTATCAGCAAAAACTTGCTTAGTTACCGCCTGTCGCGCCAGTGCCTGGACCCGGTGGATCTTCAGGTTCAATTGGCTCACCGACTTCCGCATCTGGGATTTGTGGTACTTCAGGTTCGATATCTTCTAGTGGAGTGTCGTTATCAATAGCCTCTTGTACATCAGCAACAACTTTCTGAGTA encodes the following:
- the nfsA gene encoding oxygen-insensitive NADPH nitroreductase, with protein sequence MNSTIQTILNHRSIRKFTSQPIESEQLDALLQAGLAASSSSMLQVVSIIRVTDKEKRTLLAQYAGNQGYVESAAEFLVFCIDYQRHASINPDVQADFTELTLIGAVDSGIMAQNCLLAAESMGLGGVYIGGLRNNAQKVDELLGLPKNTAILFGMCLGHPDQAPEVKPRLPKHVVVHENQYQDLSLDDIQTYDQTMQNYYANRSSNQKQSTWSQEVTCKLAGESRPHILPYLNSKGLTKR